In Nocardia yunnanensis, one DNA window encodes the following:
- a CDS encoding HAD family hydrolase: MRGVMVATDLDRTVIYTRTAFGHPNPRTVCVEHYDGQPLSYMTAGAAQRLSALAETAAVVPVTTRTIAQFQRVRLPGQPFPYAITSNGGTILRNGLPDRRWRSALEARVRAECAGLVEVRAQLRARVDESFALKLREADDLFCYLVVDQDRLPANFLADLDAWCRPRGWSASQQGRKIYAMPLPVCKSRAVLEVRRRLVDSGDLHPDAVLAAAGDGALDAEMLRVADIAIRPRHGELEQRNWTHPGVAVTRSTGIHAAEEILDYFLTVRAGQRQPASS; encoded by the coding sequence GTGCGCGGGGTGATGGTGGCGACGGATCTGGACCGGACCGTGATCTATACGCGGACGGCCTTCGGGCATCCGAATCCGCGGACGGTGTGCGTGGAACACTATGACGGGCAACCGCTCTCGTACATGACGGCCGGTGCGGCGCAGCGGTTGAGCGCGCTTGCGGAAACGGCGGCGGTGGTCCCGGTGACCACCCGCACCATCGCACAGTTCCAGCGGGTGCGGCTGCCCGGTCAACCGTTCCCGTACGCGATCACCAGCAATGGCGGCACCATCCTGCGCAACGGCCTGCCCGACCGGCGCTGGCGTTCGGCCCTCGAGGCCCGGGTGCGCGCCGAATGCGCCGGACTGGTCGAGGTGCGCGCGCAATTGCGTGCGCGCGTGGACGAATCGTTCGCGCTGAAGCTGCGCGAGGCCGACGACCTGTTCTGCTATCTCGTCGTCGACCAGGACCGCCTGCCCGCGAACTTCCTGGCCGACCTGGACGCCTGGTGCCGCCCGCGCGGCTGGTCGGCCTCCCAGCAGGGCCGCAAGATCTATGCCATGCCGCTGCCGGTGTGCAAGAGCCGTGCGGTGCTGGAAGTCCGCCGGCGGCTGGTGGACTCGGGCGATCTACACCCCGACGCCGTGCTGGCCGCCGCGGGCGACGGCGCGCTCGACGCCGAGATGCTGCGCGTCGCCGACATCGCCATCCGCCCCCGCCATGGCGAACTGGAACAGCGGAACTGGACCCATCCGGGCGTGGCGGTCACGAGATCGACCGGCATCCACGCTGCGGAGGAGATCCTCGACTACTTCCTGACCGTGCGCGCCGGTCAGCGCCAGCCGGCCAGCAGCTGA
- a CDS encoding isocitrate lyase/PEP mutase family protein yields the protein MTSLADKATAFLDLHQPGNPVILPTVWDAWSAKLVAEAGFRGLTIGSHPLADSMGKADKEGMTFAEVLVRVREITATVDIPVSVDLESGYAEKPSRIIEGLLEAGAIGFNIEDSVHSEGGRLRSPQEHADLVAELRSAADAAGVPVVINARTDVFLRPDTGTAQERLESTLTRMKLAAQAGASVLYPVGRHEPEVQRTLTAELPLPVNAIGLPGQSSPAYFAELGVARVSFGPFFQAALTEQANQLLAGWR from the coding sequence ATGACCAGCCTTGCCGACAAAGCGACCGCCTTCCTCGATCTGCATCAGCCCGGCAATCCGGTGATCCTGCCCACGGTGTGGGACGCCTGGTCCGCGAAACTGGTGGCGGAGGCCGGTTTCCGCGGCCTCACCATCGGCAGCCACCCGCTGGCCGACTCCATGGGCAAGGCCGACAAGGAGGGCATGACCTTCGCGGAGGTGCTGGTCCGGGTCCGGGAAATCACCGCGACCGTGGACATCCCGGTATCGGTGGACCTGGAGTCCGGGTATGCCGAGAAGCCGTCGCGGATCATCGAGGGCCTGCTCGAGGCCGGTGCGATCGGGTTCAATATCGAGGATTCGGTGCACAGCGAGGGCGGCCGGCTGCGGTCCCCGCAGGAGCACGCCGACCTGGTCGCCGAGTTGCGGTCGGCCGCCGACGCGGCCGGGGTCCCGGTGGTGATCAACGCGCGCACCGACGTGTTCCTGCGTCCCGACACCGGCACCGCGCAGGAGCGGCTGGAGAGCACGCTCACCCGGATGAAGCTGGCGGCGCAGGCGGGCGCGAGCGTGCTGTACCCGGTGGGCCGCCACGAACCGGAGGTGCAGCGCACACTGACCGCGGAGCTGCCGCTGCCGGTCAATGCCATCGGCCTGCCCGGCCAGAGCTCGCCGGCCTACTTCGCCGAACTCGGTGTCGCGCGAGTCAGTTTCGGCCCGTTCTTCCAGGCCGCGCTGACCGAGCAGGCCAATCAGCTGCTGGCCGGCTGGCGCTGA